A genomic region of Prevotella scopos JCM 17725 contains the following coding sequences:
- the nhaA gene encoding Na+/H+ antiporter NhaA: MRQRVEKKLNQHLMLPIKLFMGREKSGGIVLLLSVALAMVLANTNLATDYFHFFEQEVGFIVNGEPYLNYSLHHWINDGLMAMFFFVVGLELKREFIGGELADIRNTILPVSAAIGGMLVPALIFLSLNIGTPQTMGWGIPMATDIAFALGVIYLLGDKVPASAKLFLTTLAIVDDLGAVLVIAFFYTSELSIVSLLFGFAFLAVMFVGNRLGIKSLFFYAALGIGGVWVTFLLSGIHATIAAVLAAFMIPADARINEFVYLKRMKKLTRRFEKEEPNEVRTLEEGQVDVLTHIQHDTTIAIPLLQQLEHKLAPIVTFVIMPIFAIANAGISFTNLSLSDIFSTHVTLGVTLGLLLGKPIGIIGATFLMVKMRWATLPSAINRRTLLGLGMLASIGFTMSMFISTLAFTDELLMTQAKLGIFLASILGGIGGYVLLNKKSK; this comes from the coding sequence ATGAGACAACGAGTTGAAAAGAAGCTGAATCAACATTTGATGCTTCCAATAAAATTATTCATGGGCAGAGAGAAGTCGGGCGGAATCGTTCTGCTTCTCAGTGTAGCCTTGGCAATGGTATTGGCAAACACCAACTTAGCAACAGATTACTTTCATTTCTTTGAGCAGGAGGTAGGCTTTATCGTCAACGGAGAGCCTTATCTGAATTATAGTCTGCACCACTGGATTAACGATGGACTGATGGCGATGTTCTTCTTTGTGGTAGGCTTAGAATTGAAAAGGGAATTCATCGGTGGCGAACTGGCTGACATCAGAAACACAATTCTGCCCGTGAGTGCAGCAATAGGTGGAATGCTTGTACCTGCCTTGATATTTTTAAGTCTGAACATAGGTACCCCACAAACGATGGGATGGGGCATACCGATGGCAACAGACATCGCCTTTGCCTTAGGAGTGATCTATCTCTTAGGAGATAAAGTACCTGCCTCGGCAAAGCTTTTCTTGACAACACTTGCCATAGTAGATGACCTTGGGGCTGTTCTTGTGATTGCTTTCTTCTATACTTCCGAACTGTCTATCGTGAGTCTCCTCTTTGGTTTCGCCTTCCTTGCCGTGATGTTTGTAGGTAACAGATTGGGTATTAAGAGTCTGTTCTTTTATGCCGCACTCGGTATCGGTGGCGTATGGGTGACGTTCTTACTGTCTGGAATCCACGCAACCATCGCAGCCGTACTCGCTGCCTTTATGATTCCAGCCGATGCAAGGATTAACGAGTTTGTCTATCTCAAGCGTATGAAGAAACTGACAAGACGTTTCGAGAAAGAGGAACCTAACGAGGTGAGAACCTTGGAGGAGGGACAGGTGGATGTGTTGACACATATTCAGCATGACACAACGATTGCTATTCCACTGCTGCAACAGCTTGAACACAAACTTGCTCCTATCGTTACCTTCGTGATTATGCCTATCTTTGCGATTGCCAACGCAGGTATCAGCTTCACGAATTTAAGTCTTTCAGACATCTTCTCTACCCACGTAACACTCGGAGTGACATTGGGTCTGCTCTTAGGAAAACCGATTGGAATTATTGGAGCAACTTTCTTAATGGTGAAAATGCGTTGGGCAACCCTTCCAAGTGCCATCAACCGTCGCACACTGCTGGGTCTAGGTATGCTTGCCTCCATCGGCTTCACCATGTCGATGTTCATCTCTACTCTCGCCTTCACCGATGAGCTATTAATGACACAAGCGAAGTTGGGCATCTTCCTCGCCTCCATCTTAGGTGGAATAGGTGGATATGTACTGCTGAATAAGAAAAGTAAGTAA